The Vicia villosa cultivar HV-30 ecotype Madison, WI unplaced genomic scaffold, Vvil1.0 ctg.000955F_1_1_1, whole genome shotgun sequence genome contains a region encoding:
- the LOC131632523 gene encoding glycylpeptide N-tetradecanoyltransferase 1-like: MEDTDSQSKPDLTDVDSEIPNSNTNNNDTSLETIVRSFQDSMSVTKQHKFWETQPVGQYKDLGDSTLPEGPIEPPTPLSEVKQEPYNLPAAYEWTTCDMDSEETCDEVYLLLKNNYVEDDENMFRFNYSKEFLTWALCVPGYFKSWHIGVRAKGSKKLVAFITGIPARIRVNDNVVKMAEINFLCVHKKLRSKRLAPVMIKEVTRRVHLENIWQAAYTAGVVLPTPVATCQYWHRSLNPKKLIDVGFSRLGARMTMSRTIKLYKLPESTVTSGFRKMELRDVPAVTRLLRNYLGQFVVAPDFDENDVEHWLLPHEDVVDSYLVESPENHEITDFCSFYTLPSSILGNQSYSILKAAYSYYNVATKTPLPQLMNDAMIVAKQKDFDVFNALDVMHNEGFLKDLKFGPGDGQLHYYLYNYRIRNAMKPSELGLVLL, translated from the coding sequence ATGGAAGACACCGATTCCCAATCAAAACCAGATCTAACCGATGTAGACTCCGAAATTCCCAAttccaacaccaacaacaacGATACCTCGTTGGAAACAATCGTTCGGAGTTTCCAAGATTCAATGTCTGTAACCAAACAGCACAAATTCTGGGAAACTCAACCGGTTGGTCAATACAAAGATCTTGGAGACTCAACCTTACCTGAAGGACCGATTGAGCCACCAACGCCTTTATCAGAAGTCAAACAAGAGCCTTACAATCTTCCAGCTGCTTATGAATGGACAACCTGCGACATGGATTCTGAAGAAACATGTGACGAGGTTTATCTTCTTTTGAAGAATAACTATGTTGAGGATGATGAGAACATGTTTAGGTTTAACTATTCTAAGGAGTTTCTTACATGGGCTTTGTGTGTTCCTGGGTATTTTAAGAGTTGGCATATCGGGGTTCGCGCGAAAGGGTCGAAGAAATTGGTTGCTTTTATAACTGGTATTCCTGCTAGGATTAGGGTTAATGATAATGTGGTGAAAATGGCTGAGATTAACTTTTTGTGTGTTCATAAGAAACTTAGGTCGAAGAGGCTTGCGCCGGTTATGATTAAGGAGGTTACTAGGAGGGTTCATTTGGAGAATATTTGGCAAGCGGCTTATACGGCTGGGGTTGTTCTTCCGACCCCGGTTGCTACTTGTCAGTATTGGCATAGGTCGTTGAACCCGAAGAAGCTTATTGATGTTGGGTTTTCGAGGCTTGGTGCTAGGATGACGATGAGTCGGACTATTAAGCTTTATAAGTTGCCTGAGTCGACGGTTACTAGTGGGTTTAGGAAAATGGAGCTGAGGGATGTACCTGCGGTTACGCGGTTGCTTAGGAATTACTTGGGGCAGTTTGTTGTTGCGCCTGATTTCGATGAAAATGATGTTGAGCATTGGCTTCTTCCGCATGAGGATGTTGTCGATAGTTACTTGGTTGAGAGTCCTGAGAACCACGAGATCACTGATTTTTGTAGCTTTTACACATTGCCTTCTTCCATCCTTGGAAATCAGAGTTACTCAATTTTGAAAGCTGCTTATTCTTACTATAATGTGGCTACTAAAACTCCACTGCCTCAGTTGATGAACGATGCGATGATCGTGGCAAAGCAGAAggatttcgatgttttcaatgcCTTGGATGTGATGCATAATGAAGGTTTCCTTAAAGATCTCAAGTTTGGACCTGGAGATGGACAGCTTCACTACTACTTGTACAATTATAGGATTCGTAATGCCATGAAACCGTCCGAACTCGGGCTTGTGCTCTTGTAG